A genomic region of Candidatus Bathyarchaeia archaeon contains the following coding sequences:
- a CDS encoding 50S ribosomal protein L2: MGKKIRVQRRGAGTPTFRAATHKRVAPARYPFTSLAQTETLKGVVSCLVHDPGRGAPLALIRLANGTDFYNIASEGLYVGREIEIGEEASVSVGNILPLSKIPEGTMVYNIERLPGDGGRFIRSSGGYATVIAHTPAGIALKLSSGKTVYLDGRCRATIGVAAGAGRTDKPFLKAGERFHLMRAKGHDYPIVKGVAMIAAVHPHGGGRHKTGSLKPTTVARGAPPGQKVGLIAARQTGRAEKSKKAMVA; the protein is encoded by the coding sequence ATGGGCAAGAAGATCAGAGTTCAAAGGAGAGGTGCAGGAACCCCAACATTCAGGGCTGCAACCCATAAAAGAGTAGCACCGGCTAGATATCCTTTCACTAGCCTAGCCCAGACCGAGACATTGAAGGGTGTAGTATCATGTCTTGTCCACGACCCCGGGAGGGGGGCACCCCTAGCCTTAATTCGCCTAGCTAACGGGACGGATTTCTACAACATAGCCTCAGAGGGTCTCTACGTAGGCAGAGAGATAGAGATAGGCGAGGAGGCAAGCGTAAGTGTTGGAAATATCCTACCCTTGTCAAAAATACCGGAAGGCACAATGGTCTATAACATTGAACGCCTCCCCGGCGATGGGGGACGATTCATCAGATCATCGGGAGGTTACGCAACAGTTATCGCCCACACGCCAGCAGGAATTGCACTCAAACTGAGTTCAGGTAAGACAGTTTATCTGGATGGGAGGTGTCGGGCTACAATCGGTGTGGCAGCGGGGGCTGGGAGAACTGATAAGCCATTTCTTAAGGCTGGGGAGCGGTTCCACCTTATGAGGGCTAAAGGTCACGACTACCCGATAGTGAAGGGTGTCGCTATGATAGCGGCAGTGCATCCCCATGGCGGGGGACGACATAAGACCGGCTCCCTCAAACCGACTACTGTGGCGAGGGGTGCACCCCCTGGGCAGAAGGTGGGGCTTATAGCTGCACGGCAGACCGGAAGAGCTGAGAAGAGCAAGAAAGCAATGGTCGCTTGA
- a CDS encoding 50S ribosomal protein L23 has protein sequence MTHDPHKVILYPLITEEAVALIEAENKLVFIVDLKASKEDVKKAVEKLYEVKVEKVNILITPLGSKKAYVKLTPEYHASDIAIKLGIL, from the coding sequence ATGACGCATGACCCCCACAAAGTCATCCTTTACCCTCTGATAACAGAAGAGGCTGTAGCTCTAATCGAGGCTGAGAACAAATTGGTCTTCATAGTGGACCTAAAAGCATCTAAAGAAGATGTGAAGAAAGCTGTGGAGAAGCTCTACGAGGTTAAGGTGGAAAAGGTTAACATCCTCATCACCCCCCTAGGCTCTAAGAAAGCCTATGTGAAGCTCACCCCAGAATACCACGCATCCGACATAGCCATAAAACTTGGAATACTATAA
- the rpl4p gene encoding 50S ribosomal protein L4, which yields MTAHPSEQTQTTPDPTHTVPVYTLEGKPNKKLTLPPIFQTPIRPDLIKRAVLAVQSTRLQPKGRDPRAGKKSSAVSRGVGLGIARVPRIKGQGYPKAGQAAMIHSAVGGRLAHPPKTAKIILKRINKKERHLAIRSAIAATANTDAATKRGHRLGTIDTLPLIVEDEIERVKTTNAICKAIESLGLADELERLRESSTRIRAGRGKTRGRKYRNPCGPLIVVASDQGISKAASNIPGVETALVDRLNAELLAPGAHPGRLTIWSESAIKRLEEENIFN from the coding sequence ATGACAGCCCACCCCTCAGAGCAAACTCAAACAACTCCTGACCCCACACACACAGTACCAGTCTACACCCTCGAAGGGAAACCAAACAAGAAACTAACCCTACCACCCATATTCCAAACCCCAATAAGACCTGACCTGATCAAGAGAGCAGTACTCGCAGTCCAATCAACCCGCCTCCAACCAAAAGGCCGCGACCCACGAGCTGGGAAGAAAAGCTCAGCCGTCTCCCGAGGCGTAGGCCTCGGCATAGCACGCGTCCCAAGAATCAAAGGCCAAGGCTACCCGAAAGCCGGCCAAGCCGCAATGATCCACAGCGCAGTCGGAGGAAGACTAGCCCACCCGCCCAAAACCGCCAAGATAATACTCAAACGGATAAACAAGAAAGAGAGACATCTCGCCATAAGGTCAGCCATCGCAGCCACTGCAAACACAGACGCCGCCACCAAAAGGGGACATAGACTAGGCACAATAGATACCCTTCCACTCATTGTTGAGGACGAGATAGAGAGAGTAAAAACCACCAACGCCATATGTAAAGCCATTGAGTCCCTTGGACTGGCCGACGAACTGGAGAGGCTCAGAGAGAGTAGTACAAGGATCCGTGCCGGAAGAGGTAAGACGAGAGGCAGAAAATATAGAAACCCATGCGGCCCTCTCATAGTGGTCGCCTCAGACCAAGGCATCAGTAAAGCAGCGTCGAACATACCAGGCGTCGAAACTGCTCTGGTGGACAGACTGAACGCTGAACTACTCGCACCCGGAGCCCACCCAGGTAGACTCACGATCTGGAGCGAGTCGGCCATCAAGAGGCTTGAGGAGGAAAACATCTTCAACTGA
- a CDS encoding 30S ribosomal protein S19: MPKEFLYRGYSIAQLERMSMDDFVSLLPSKYKRKLTRGLPPEHRKLLETIRSMRKSGKPQSAPIETHARDMLILPEMIGVNIAVHNGKEFVNVTITPEMVGHLLGEFVITNKKVVHGNPGIGASRSSMYVPLK; encoded by the coding sequence TTGCCGAAGGAGTTCCTCTACAGGGGCTATAGCATCGCCCAACTTGAAAGGATGTCGATGGATGACTTCGTTAGCCTTCTCCCTTCAAAGTACAAGAGGAAACTGACACGTGGATTACCCCCGGAGCATAGGAAACTTCTCGAGACTATACGATCGATGAGAAAGAGCGGCAAGCCGCAGAGTGCGCCCATAGAAACTCATGCACGTGATATGCTAATACTTCCTGAGATGATCGGTGTCAACATCGCCGTCCACAACGGGAAGGAGTTTGTGAATGTAACTATTACCCCTGAGATGGTAGGTCATCTCCTAGGCGAGTTCGTTATAACCAATAAGAAGGTTGTACATGGGAACCCGGGCATTGGAGCCAGCCGGAGTTCAATGTATGTTCCTTTGAAGTAG